A genomic window from Pecten maximus chromosome 4, xPecMax1.1, whole genome shotgun sequence includes:
- the LOC117326605 gene encoding multiple epidermal growth factor-like domains protein 10, giving the protein MRGYKLIVSNTESTNQWNRGHMIAGHVCYTEVRTNPPTQQSVPCLARGQYITYADDYRSPRDQNPYVELCELEAFGCPTGWYGQNNCDHPCPEGCLEEVCDPDNGTCLYGCETGLQGITCNTTCDDGRFGLGCQQYCYCLGETCDPQNGLCPDSRCHWGWNGSACNQTCGRRTFGDNCVETCHCRQGSCHPANGTCLYEGCLPGWQTESCSEECDEGRFGHECSVTCGACRDNVPCDHVTGICPNGCADGWTKPSCNETCPTGTFGFNCTRKCFCKNGTCDPASGSCPDSDCDKGWRGPTCSLPCGPRTFGANCVETCHCRQGSCHPANGTCLYEGCLPGWQTESCSEECDEGRFGHECSVTCGACRDNVPCDHVTGICPNDCADGWTKPSCNETCPTGTFGFNCTRKCFCKNGTCDPASGSCPDSDCDKGWRGPTCSLQCEAGFFGYNCKEACHCRIGSCNRTTGLCSPGGCKDGWQMDTCSEKCDKGFYGTNCSVTCGMCTDNGSCHHINGHCTQGCDPGFHGERCHKACDDGTFGLGCQQYCYCLGETCDPQTGMCPDSRCQLGWKGTTCNQRDQSKFNDNSASCNLIIIAILAAVCGLQFVALITIVICWLRNKQKRKNLPERSVPESGYASLSPRQEEPPNVYETLAM; this is encoded by the exons ATGCGTGGGTACAAACTAATTGTATCGAACACAGAATCTACCAATCAGTGGAACAGGGGTCACATGATAGCTGGTCACGTTTGCTACACGGAGGTCAGAACAAATCCGCCAACACAACAGTCGGTACCATGTCTAGCTAGGGGACAGTACATAACATATGCTGATGATTATCGCTCCCCTAGAGACCAGAACCCGTATGTAGAACTCTGCGAGTTGGAGGCCTTTG GTTGTCCGACTGGATGGTATGGACAGAATAACTGCGATCATCCTTGTCCTGAAGGATGCTTGGAAGAAGTATGTGATCCGGACAATGGCACGTGCTTATACGGATGCGAAACCGGATTACAGGGAATCACGTGCAATACAA caTGTGACGATGGCAGATTCGGATTAGGATGCCAGCAATATTGTTACTGTCTAGGCGAGACATGTGATCCACAAAACGGACTTTGTCCTGACAGCAGGTGTCATTGGGGGTGGAACGGCTCAGCATGTAATCAGA CTTGCGGTCGCCGAACCTTTGGAGACAATTGTGTAGAGACTTGTCATTGCCGGCAGGGATCATGTCATCCTGCTAATGGAACTTGCCTATATGAAGGATGTCTGCCAGGATGGCAAACAGAATCATGCAGCGAGG AATGCGACGAAGGCAGATTCGGCCATGAATGTAGCGTTACTTGTGGTGCCTGTAGGGACAATGTTCCGTGTGATCACGTGACTGGAATATGTCCTAATGGTTGCGCAGATGGATGGACCAAGCCCTCTTGCAACGAAA CATGCCCAACCGGAACATTTGGATTCAACTGTACCAGGAAATGCTTTTGTAAGAATGGAACGTGTGATCCTGCAAGTGGTTCCTGTCCAGACAGTGACTGTGATAAAGGGTGGCGTGGTCCGACATGTAGCTTAC CTTGCGGTCCTCGAACCTTTGGAGCAAATTGTGTAGAGACTTGCCATTGCCGGCAAGGATCATGTCATCCTGCTAATGGAACTTGCCTATATGAAGGATGTCTGCCAGGATGGCAAACAGAATCATGCAGCGAGG AATGCGACGAAGGCAGATTCGGCCATGAATGTAGCGTTACTTGTGGTGCCTGTAGGGACAATGTTCCGTGTGATCACGTGACTGGAATATGTCCTAATGATTGCGCAGATGGATGGACCAAGCCCTCTTGCAACGAAA CATGCCCAACCGGAACATTTGGATTCAACTGTACCAGGAAATGCTTTTGTAAGAATGGAACGTGTGATCCTGCAAGTGGTTCCTGTCCAGACAGTGACTGTGATAAAGGGTGGCGTGGTCCGACATGTAGCTTAC AATGTGAGGCTGGGTTCTTTGGCTACAATTGTAAGGAAGCATGTCATTGTCGGATAGGATCTTGTAACCGGACGACAGGACTATGTTCTCCGGGTGGCTGTAAAGACGGATGGCAGATGGACACGTGTAGCGAAA AATGCGATAAAGGTTTTTACGGGACTAACTGCTCTGTGACGTGTGGAATGTGTACAGATAATGGGAGCTGTCACCACATCAACGGCCATTGTACCCAGGGATGTGATCCTGGTTTCCATGGAGAGCGATGTCACAAAG CATGTGACGATGGTACATTCGGTTTAGGATGCCAGCAATATTGTTATTGTCTCGGTGAGACATGTGATCCACAGACAGGAATGTGTCCTGACAGCAGGTGTCAGCTTGGATGGAAAGGTACCACGTGCAATCAACGAGATCAAAGCAAGTTCAATGATAATTCAG CCAGTTGTAACTTGATCATAATAGCTATTTTGGCTGCTGTTTGCGGACTGCAGTTTGTTGCATTGATCACCATAGTAATCTGTTGGCTTCG GAACAAACAAAAGAGAAAGAATTTGCCAG AACGATCCGTTCCGGAAAGTGGATATGCGTCATTATCTCCTCGTCAAGAAGAACCTCCCAACGTCTATGAAACGTTGGCCATGTAA